The Pectobacterium wasabiae CFBP 3304 DNA segment CTTGCAGCACGTTGCCGAGAATCACTTCATCGATCGCCAGCGTGTCTGGCAGCGTTGACAGACAGTCACGGATGGTGGCAGAGGCCATCTCGATAGCAGAGGTGTTGGCCAGACTGCCTGCAAATTTACCAATCGCCGTGCGCTTGGCATTAACAATAACAACGGAGTCGTTCATGATCGCCTCGATTAATGAATACTGAAGGGTTTTACATCGGCGGACACGATGAAGTTCGCCTCGGTTTTTTGGCGCAGTTCGTCCACGGTGATGTCAGGGCTGATTTCAATCAGCACCATTTGCCGGTTGATAAATTCGAAGACGGCTAACTCAGTGACGACCATGCTGACTTTATTGGCGGCAGTCAGCGGGTAGGTGCATTGGTGCAATAACTTCGCATCGCCATTTTTGGCGCAGTGCTCAAGGGCGATGATGACCTTCTTGGCACCGACAACCAGATCCATCGCGCCGCCCATGCCGGGCACCATTTTCCCCGGCACCATCCAGTTGGCGAGGCTGCCGTGTTCATCGACCTGCAAGCCGCCCAGTACGCAGACATCAACATGGCCGCCGCGAATCAGCGCAAAAGAAAAAGCGCTGTCGAACATCGCAGCACCCGGCACCATGCCGCATGCCTGACCCCCGGCGTTAACCAGATTGCCATCCGGCTCGGTAACCGCACCGAGCCCCAAAAAGCCGTTCTCCGATTGGAAAGTGACTTCGATGCCGTGCGGCACGTAATTCGCCACTTTGGTGGGTAAGCCAATGCCTAAATTCACCACATCGCCGTTTTTCAGTTCCAGTGCAACGCGGCGGGCGATTAATTCTTTCGCATCCATTATTTCTCTCCCAAATAAAGGTGATCGACCAGTGCCGCTGGGGTGACAATACATTCCGGCGCCAGTTGGCCAACCGGAATAACCTGTTCGCATTGCGCCACGACTTTCTTCGCGGCCAGCGCAATAAGTGGGTTAAAGTTACGGGCGGTGAGGTGATAAATAAGGTTTCCGCTGGTGTCGGCAATGCTGGCCTGTAATATGGCGAGATCTGCCTTAATAGGCAGTTCTAATAAATAGGTAATATCGTTAATGGTTATTTTTTGTTTATTTTCTTCGACGATGGTGCCAACGCCGGTCGGTGTCAGGAAACCGCCTAAGCCCGCGCCGCCGCTACGAATACGCTCTGCCAACGTCCCTTGTGGAACGAGCTCTACATCAAGTTCACCGGAGAGCATACGACGACCGGTTTCCGGGTTCGTACCAATATGCGAGGTAATCAGTTTTTTTACCTGACCGCTGACAATTAACGGCCCAACGCCGGTATCGACAAACCCAGTGTCATTTCCAATCAGGGTTAAATCAGAGACGCCGGATTTAATGATTTCATCTACCAATAATTTCGGTGTTCCGACGCCCATAAAACCACCGAACATAATTGCCATTCCGTCAAATAAATAAGAACGAAAATGGCTGGCATCAATGACTTTATTATTCATTGTGTTTTTACTCTGAAAGTTGTTGCTCTGAAAATGGCCGCACGGATCCCGCAGGCAATAAATACCCGTTAATCGTAGCGGCGAGTGTTAATTATTTAGGGGCAGAGGGTGGATTAATGCAATGCCACCCTGATATTCCCATTAGCTAAATTAAATATCGATATCCAGTATGGCTGAACTTAGTCCTTTGCCGTGCATGTCCAGCGCCAGCGAGCGGGTTACGCCGCCGCCGAGTGCGCCATA contains these protein-coding regions:
- a CDS encoding 3-oxoacid CoA-transferase subunit B — protein: MDAKELIARRVALELKNGDVVNLGIGLPTKVANYVPHGIEVTFQSENGFLGLGAVTEPDGNLVNAGGQACGMVPGAAMFDSAFSFALIRGGHVDVCVLGGLQVDEHGSLANWMVPGKMVPGMGGAMDLVVGAKKVIIALEHCAKNGDAKLLHQCTYPLTAANKVSMVVTELAVFEFINRQMVLIEISPDITVDELRQKTEANFIVSADVKPFSIH
- the atoD gene encoding acetate CoA-transferase subunit alpha, whose product is MNNKVIDASHFRSYLFDGMAIMFGGFMGVGTPKLLVDEIIKSGVSDLTLIGNDTGFVDTGVGPLIVSGQVKKLITSHIGTNPETGRRMLSGELDVELVPQGTLAERIRSGGAGLGGFLTPTGVGTIVEENKQKITINDITYLLELPIKADLAILQASIADTSGNLIYHLTARNFNPLIALAAKKVVAQCEQVIPVGQLAPECIVTPAALVDHLYLGEK